The following nucleotide sequence is from Leucoraja erinacea ecotype New England chromosome 2, Leri_hhj_1, whole genome shotgun sequence.
cagcagcagcggcagcgtgGGCATGACCCGGGGACCCGGGGacccccagctccagctccagctccagctccagctccagctcccgcACCCGGCACAGCTGCAACACTTCTGCAGCAGAGGGCAACTGGTGCAGAAACTAATCTGCATttgaggaggggtggaggggtacTCTGGGGAGGCTGAATGCTTAAAGGTGGTGTAAACACTGGGCATAAAGCCGTCCATCCATTTGTCGCCGATGGAATACTCGTCGTAAAATATAGGGACACGGGCAAAAAGACACTGACACCTGTTCATTAAATGTCATTGTGTTTGCAATATATTGGAATTGTGCCGCTGAAATATACATTGCAAAATTAGTAAATGTGATAAGTAATAAAATGCAAAGATGTCTActgatgtggatgtgtgtgtttcATTGTTAGGTAGTTCGAAACATAAGATCGAGATTGCAGCAGAACGGGAAGGCGGTGAGCCAACGCTACAGGACATGGCAGCAGTCATTGCGCAAGTTACCGGGGTACCCCAGCAATTGCAGAAACTGATCTGTAAAGGTCTGTGTGTTCTACTGGTAGGATGCACGGTGTATATGCTAACTTTCCTTGACCGTTGTCACCTTGTTCTGTGTTTCCAAATTAGGCTGATCTGTGAATGAATGATAAGGATATTCAGGTATAATTGGTGGATGGATGTTGTATACGTGGATTTCaggaaggcttttgataagggcCTCATGGTAGGCTGTTGTAGACGATGAAGATGTATGGGGTTCACGATGacgaagacagagggttgtgatggAAAATTGATATTGTggctggaagtctgtgaccagtggagttccacagggatctgctgtttatgatatatatatataaaatgaccttgatgtaaatgtagatgggttggttactaAGTTTGCTGGTGACAaaattggaggagatgcagacaGCGAGGAAGGCTATCAAAAGATACAGTGTGATATAGATCAGtagcagaaatgggcggagaggttgaatgtaaggagagaatATACAATAATggcacccttaacagcattgatgtgcagaatgATCTTGGAGTCCAGGTtatagctcactaaaggtggcaacacaagtagatagggtggtaaaaaaggcggatggtatgcttgccttcattgttaagggcattgaatataatAGTCAAGAAGccttgatgcagctctataggactgtagttaggctgcatttggaatattatgtgcagtttttgtcgcCCTTTTGCAGGAAAGATGTAGAAGCTTTTGGGTGCGTACAGAGgaagtttaccaaaatgctgcctggataagagggtttcaactacagggaggggctggatagacttggattgttttctctggaacgtcagaggttgaggggagacttgatggaagtatttaaattatgagaggcatagacccttagaacctttttaccaggatggaaatatGTAGCACTAaatggcatagctataaggtggggagggggaaggtttaatggagatgtgcagggcacatGTTTTATGCAGAGGGCGggaggggcctggaacgcattgcccggggtggtggtggaggtgtacaccttagtggcatttaagtggcttttagataggcacatgaaaatgcagggaatagatatgaatcatgtgcaggcagattagatcagtttaaTCAGGCATCATATTCAAaaggaacattgtgggccaaagtgcccattcctgtgctgtgctatttGATGTTCTAGTATTATTAAAGTTTTATTATAGAAAATTTGTGAGGTTGGAAGACATTCAATCCATGAGCgcttgtttgaaaaaaaaaaacaaggtccTCCAAGGTTcaagatttgaggaaggacattcttgctattgagggagtgcaacgtaggtttacgaggttaattcccaggatggcgggactgtcatatgctgagagaatggagcggctgggcttgtacaccctggagtttaggataagaggggatcgtattgaaacataaagattgttaagggtttggacacgctaaaacaggaaacatgttcccgatgttgggggagtccagaaccaggggccacagtttaagaatagggggtaagccatatagaatggagacgaggaaacactttttctcacagagaattgtgagtcagtggaattctctgcctcagagggcagtggaggccgtttctctggatactttcaagagaaagctagatagggctcttaaagaaagcggagtcaggggatatggggagaaggcaggagtggggtactgatttgggatgatcagccatgatcacattgaatggcggtgctggttcgaagggccaaatggcctactcctgcacctattgtctattcacatttatttgtcacatgcaccaattaaggtacggtgAAATTAGTTACCATGCATCCATATAATTAaatagaacacaacacacaatagaatttaacataaacatccaccatagcattcatcactgatggaaggtaataaaggtGAGTtggtcttcctcctttgttcacccgtggtcagggacctctgtagtcgccgctacggaaaGCCCGATGTGCAAGCgctcttgtcgggatgatcgaagctccgatgTAGGGACAGATcgaacacactccgtggcttTGAGTCTAATTCCATCTAATTTAATGCGGACTTCATTGATAGGCTGATTTTTCTTTAAAGCTGCAATGTGTTCAATGCGTTTTGAACTCAAGCAGTCTTGATGTCGCTTGTAGTGGCCTGGTCCATTGGTTTGCAGATTACAAATCGTCAAGTGCACATGCAATTACTTTCTAAACAGGGTAAGTGTTTCTATTGCTACACTTTGTGCATAGCGTTTTGGACCACAACCACTTTCTAATGTTTAGAAGTTTACAAGTTAAGATTTAAATTGTGTTCATAACACGTTGCAGAGTAAGCACTCAATCCATCTTGCATTTTAGGCATGATAATATGAAACAAACTTGCTGGGGCGGGGTTGCAGGTGCCTCTCAGCTCCACTTCCCAAGTTTTATTTTTAGCTTCAATGTTAACTGTTGAGTTTGTGCATACTCCATGTAACTGTGTGTGTTTTTCTCATGTGCTTCAATTTCCTCTCATCCTGAAGATGTGCTAGTTTATATCTTAATTGCCACTGTAAGTTACACTTTAGTTGGTGGCAAAATCatcagagagaagagaagaggttCCAGGGAAATAAACACTGCtgttttctacatggtgaaaccaaaatgtataaaaatagcctttattaaaatctgacaatgtgcactttaaccacatgtgatttttttttttctattacaaatctcaaattgtggaatacagaggcaaataaataaatgatgggtcttcgtcccaaacattatggagggcactgtatcccaACATTTTACTGGATAGCTAACAAAAATGACTTTTCACTCTGTCTGGACCACCAAATTGCCTCGTGTCCcaaaacaaaatactgcagttgctgaaaatctggaattaaaaatagaaaatgctggaaatacttgatAGATAGGTAAGGCGGAATTGGTTTACAGCGAATGGTTCATATGGTTCAGGTCATTGACTTTCCTCAACCTAAAAGATTAATCATATTtctcccttcacagatgttgcctgataacattttCTCTGCATGTTCTGTTATTTCAAATCACTAGGCTGTACTTGATAAGATCATCCATCTTTTTGGAATACCATTCTTTATAATTCAAAGACACGCTGAATATTAATGCAGCACTGTAACAGACAGGGTGCCAAAGGCTTTTATATAATTCAAATATCACATGCAAATGATCAACAAAATTGTTTCCTAAAATGTGTGAGTGGAAGTAacaacattttaatgttttttgtttcTGTCATATAGGTAAATCTCTTAAAGAGATGGAACAACCATTGTCAGTTCTTGGTGTTAAAAATGGCTGTAAAATAATGATGATTGGTAAAAAGGTACaaatctatctttctatgtttcgtgGAATGTTTTCGAAAACTTTGCCTGCGGTTTGACCGTATAATTTATGTATACCTATTTAAGGAAATGCTTTTCGATTTCTGTTCCTTCTTCTTTGTTTACCAGGGCTATCTTATTTGTTTTTGTCAGTATACACATGGAAACTATCTGATCTAATGCTCTAAGTTCATAAAGTGAACAAGGATAATCTAGAGTGACAAGGTCTGTGACTTCTTCCTATTGCCGTAGTGAAGCACAGTATCACTGAAAGTCCAACATCGACTCGCACAGTTATAATGTCCAATCCAATGGCTATATGTTGTACACAGTAACTGCGagaattaattaataattaaccCCATAATTTGTGCTCTATCTGGCATTTTATCCAGCTGAGAATCTATCATGCCCCTTTTTGGTGAGAAGTAAAGTGAAACAATGCTTTAAATAGTAAACAATTGGCGTACTTTCTTTCTACCATGAAACAGTTAGTTAATGCGTAGGTGCAGCAAACATTAAGAAGAGATAGACAACGTTGTCTTTTATTGCAAGTGTGTTAACATTGAGTACAGATGCAGGAAGTCTTGCTGAAAAGAGTATGTACTACTGTGCAcaatttagatagatagatagatagatcctttattgtcattcagaccttacggtctgaacgaaactatgttgcctgcagtcatacacagaatcaataataacaaaacatacaataaacaccaattaaacatccaccacagtgagttcaccaagcacatcctcactgtgatggaggcaaagtcttagtttccatctcttccctccttgttctccctctgcgctgaggcggtcgatccaggccggagatgccgctctccagtccagcggacctccgtggtgatgtcgccgctgccgatagccggaacgccatccccgctccgagacggcccgccacagtatcagctccgggccgccgccccagctccaggtcgatgccccagctccaggtcgatgccccagctccaggtcgccgccccagctccagatcctgcagtcttaGTCACCATACCCAAGGAATGCTACTCCTGGTGATGCAGCAGAGCTTTGCCAGATCCCCGGCATGAGGAGAAGTTTAGTGAGATTGGCCTATGTTgattggagtttaaaaaaaatgtgaaacAATCTCACTGAAATATATAGATTCTGAGAAGGTAAATGCTGGTATGTTGTTTCTGAGACATCAGGAACTGGAGGCAGAATTTCTAGACAAGAGATTTATTATGTGGTGGAGGAAAGCGGACATATTTCTTTACTCAGTTGGGTTACTTTGAATATCCCTGCACCAGGGTTCTGTGGATATTCAGTCGTTGAATATTTGCAAAGTTGAGAGTGATATATTTTTGGACACTGAAACACTGAGGATTTTCGGGAATATGGGTGTGAGTTAGAGGACACACTTGTTGGATCAAGTTAAGGAACTGCATGGACAACTCCTGTTTCTTGTGTTCTATACATGTCAGCTTATTCATCAATACAATGAATTTCTAAAATTGGATGTTTGACTTGAATTTAAGAAGTATCTCTTTTACAATCTATCAGGATGTTAAAGCTTATTTTGATTAAAGAGCCAATGATACTACAAAGTCAACTTGTTTCTTTTACTGTGTCATTAAAGCTCCTGAAAGtggtttacatattctgatcTTCCTGCAACTCTTGTAAGTTCATGGTCACTAAATTAGTATTAATGGCAGGACTGGTTAATTTATTGACAAATATGGTGTTTTGCTTTTGTTTATATGTAGCTCTTGTGCCTCTGAATGAGAAGGATACTATGTTGATTCAAATTTGTGGGGGTTTAGAAGGGCTCCATGTACGTGTGAAGGTGCAGGCAGTTATTTGGGTTTTGTTTTGTTATGGGATTCTATAGCTGGTGGAATGTACTTAAAAAAAATCAGTGAAAAGCAATGCTTAAGAAGAGCCTTGTTTTAATGGTTTTACTAGCAAGTTTATGAATGATAGAATCATTGTGATTGAAAGCTGGACACATGGATTAGCTGACTGAAATATTTTATTTAGTAGGTTTTATTCAGCTTGTTTGTGATAGCTTTCCCTTATGTTGATGCATTTTCTGGGCCATTATTTAGGCTGGCACTTCATGTCAGTATAAGAGGTGAATTATTAAGATACCATCCCACAAATTAAATGATAAACTAGGGCCTAAAGTCTATTCTATTGTTTATAGGACAGTAAGAAAATTAATTTGGAAAATAAAGAATTTTGGGGCAATATTCTAACGTGGCCAAATTTCACCAAAAACAGATGTAGTTTTAATTTTATCAGAGTGTGTGTAACGTTTTACTTGAAAGTGCATACATAACAATTATATTTTTCTGAACGCACTATTTTTAGTTCTTTGAGTTTCAATGATAAGTCCTTAATGAACTAGGCTGCctgattggattgttttctctgaattcACAGAACAGTCCAGAGGAAGAAGCTGAATTAAAGAAGTTAAAGGAGTTGGAAAAATCTATAGAACAGTTATCACGTAAGCTTGAAGAAATTAACGTGGAGCTGACAGGCATTCAGAATGTGAGCATATTTTTTTGCTTTCACCTTTTGGTATctgaaaagaaaataataaaactgcTGTTATTTTGTTTCTAGTGTGCAAATAATTGCTTCCATATTTAGCTCACTAGCAGTGGTGTGAATACATGGTTAAAAGTTTCACTGCTTTTGGGAGCAGTATACAGACCTGAAAAGACACATTGCTAGTCACtcagcagcatctcgagagaacacGGTtcctccagactgaagaagcatcccgacctGAGATATCATCtaaccttcttctccagagatgctgcctgacctgatgagttactccagcactttgtgtccttttgtgcaaaccagcatctgctgttccttgtttcttctgTATAATGACCTGGATTTATTAAACAATTGAGCATTTTAGTGGAAAATTTACATTTGGGTAGATAACTATAGCTTAGTCAAAGAGCTTAATTTATAAGAATGTTTAAATAGGGGAGAAATGCTTTGAAAATCAGACCTTCAGGGCTGCAGAGCTGCAGAAAGCATTAAAAATAGTTAGCTTATTTACCTCGGAGCCTAGTTGAAATACACAAGTAGATGAAGAAACTTACACTTTTGATGCTGTTACCAAGGGAAGGTACGTAGATGAGAAAGAAATAAACTTATCAGCATGGGCATAAGAAGAGAAGCTATGGTTGGTTGCAAAATAAGTCAATAAACTGCTTGTACTTGTTGGTTTTGTAAGTGGAGGAGATGGGTTTAATGATGCATTTGCAGCTGAGCAAATATGGCATTATAAGTGTAAGTCAGGCTCAATATCCGGTAATATAGGTTCCCTACCATGGTCATGATACGGGGTCTGATgccaagttcctccagtagttttgtTTTTGGTTTAGCATGTTATGTTGGATGTTTAGGGGAAGAATGTTGAgttgatatttttttttattctcaTGTCACCCAGGGGTTCCTAGCCCGTGATCTTCGATCTGCTGCATTAAGTAAATTAGAGAAGAAAGAGAAAAGCATAACCGAACAGTATATGAGGTTTCTTGAACAGATTGATGCTATGGTGGGTAAGAGAATAAATGACTGCATGTTAATGATTTGTCCATATAATTGACCTTAGAAGGCAAATGTTGTTCAACTAAAAATGAGTGTTTCTCAttagcttaaattaaatatttttctatTTAAATCATTGTTTAAACTTTCATTCAGACACTTGCTTTTGCGTTCAAATGGACAGGACTTTGATTAATTAGTTAGTTTTCAAGCATTTGTGACGGGTAAATGTTTGAGATGCTATGTCTGAGATTGTGCTACAATTAACTATTCGCAGACTATAATTTTCTAGATTTTAGGTAAATAATTGTAGGTCTGATCATTGTTATTGTCTAGCTAAGTAGCATTTCTTTCTGTTTAAATAAAATTTTTGCCTCCCTGAAATGTCCGTATTTTGGAAATTAATTTTATTGTAGATGTTTGACAAGAGAAATATAACTGATGTCAATTTAGTTAAATCATGCAGATTTATGTGGAAATTGTAATTATGTAACACAAAGGTGGTTTGGATTTGCAGAGGAAGAGTAAATTGTGCACATTTGGCATGGTTAAGTTATGTGCATGGGAACAGCAACCAGATAGTGGGAAAATTGAAAGACATCAAGGATTCTTGAAGGGCAAACTaagtattttctaaatggtgagaaATTAGGTGCTCTAGGGACCCATGATATTACATATTtacaaattggatccaaaatcaaCTAAGTAGTAAGTAATTATGGATGGAATTGGCATTCTCAAGGTTCGGCTAATAATCCAGAGATGTGTTCAAATCTCATCATGTCATCTTAAGAATTTACATTTAGTTAATTTATAAATGTTAAATAAAATGCTAGCATCAGTGTGAAATTACTAGATTGTTGATTCAAAATCCACCTGGTTCACTGATGCACTATGTATAGACCCACAGTACTGTGGTTGATTCGGCTGATCTACCAAAGCAAACAGTTGTATCAAACTgctgcaagcaagcaagcaagaagGGGGCTCCCCACCAGCACATCAAGGCAAAAacagatggacaataaatgctgcccCTTCCTATAAGAAAGCTGAAGGAATGTTGCCATCCATCTCCAGTGCTGGAATTCAAAACTGAGGAGGTAATACTAACCCTTCATTAGGACTCGTATAAACCAAAATAGGTAAATGGAGTTGAGGTACTCTATTTACCTATTCCATAATCTGGTAGACCGGTGAGAAGGGCTTGAGAACCTGAGGGTTTCCTTGATTATGATTTGTCTCCATTTCAGTTCTATTCATGATCCTCAATTCCATTTATCAACAAACCATGTATTGTTGGGCATTATTTTCAGAGGACTAGTCTgctattactttttttttccaattttttt
It contains:
- the LOC129713709 gene encoding BAG family molecular chaperone regulator 1-like isoform X2, which produces MLKGSSKHKIEIAAEREGGEPTLQDMAAVIAQVTGVPQQLQKLICKGKSLKEMEQPLSVLGVKNGCKIMMIGKKNSPEEEAELKKLKELEKSIEQLSRKLEEINVELTGIQNGFLARDLRSAALSKLEKKEKSITEQYMRFLEQIDAMNLPDEFTDCRHRRKGLVKNIQTHLARCDVIETHISQEMEKLQSKNLALAD
- the LOC129713709 gene encoding BAG family molecular chaperone regulator 1-like isoform X1, which codes for MAGDVVGLTLIHGSSKHKIEIAAEREGGEPTLQDMAAVIAQVTGVPQQLQKLICKGKSLKEMEQPLSVLGVKNGCKIMMIGKKNSPEEEAELKKLKELEKSIEQLSRKLEEINVELTGIQNGFLARDLRSAALSKLEKKEKSITEQYMRFLEQIDAMNLPDEFTDCRHRRKGLVKNIQTHLARCDVIETHISQEMEKLQSKNLALAD